The Streptomyces cynarae genome contains a region encoding:
- a CDS encoding glycoside hydrolase family 2 TIM barrel-domain containing protein, protein MSRRGVLILGAAGAAVAGGMPAGSARAAETADAADASARTERLFLSGEDADHPVDWDFLCTSGRRSGVWGSIPVPSNWEFQGYGTYNYGWNLRPEEKGHYRYTFTPPAHWRDRRVFLVFEGAMTDTEAWINGEPAGPVHRGGFYRFRHEVTGKLRPGQDNLLEVTVSKESADDSVNRAERMGDYWNFGGIYRPVHLEAFPLQHIERIAVDARADGTLRIDAHLSGTGTADRLVAQVTDLSGRPVGAPFTAAVAPGDTTVTLRTAVDSPRQWTAETPHLYRVEVALRAGERRTVHRVDERFGFRTVEVRPGDGVYVNGVKVLLKGANRHTIWPTSGRATSARISRKDILLMQEMNMNAVRMSHYPPDTHFLDLADELGLYVLDELAGWQKSYDEAAGRPLVAEMVTRDVNHPSILFWDNGNEGGWNTALDGDYARHDPQQRTVLHPWANFGGINTDHYETYDSTRRILQERDDVFMPTEFLHGLYDGGAGAGLDDYWKLMGRERLSAGGFLWALLDEGIVRDDLGGGIDVAGNAAPDGILGPFREKEASFYTIKDIWSPVQLAEPERFTSGLPDDFDGRIGLTNHYAFTNTRTCRFTWRLLDFRTPSQRRDGHTVRAQGTASAPDIEPGAQGVLRLPLPSGWRCADAMALTVTDADGREIRSWTWTIASAADQARRLVRTGPGPAVRGWLADDRLTLASRDTTVTLDATTGMLAGVTHGGRDFALSRGPLPTTGTAELARLTHGPDGNGYTVQAEYSGVLRHVRWHLHPSGWLQLDYRYHLTGEYDFFGVGFDHPESQVTGVTWLGHGPHRVWKNRLRGVATDVWTKQYNDTATGADGWVYPEFKGYHAGVRWASLHTTAGRLTLVCEDENLYLRLFTPRFGPDPRHTAPPFPQGDLSFLDAIPAMGTKFDPPAALGPTGAPTTATGDYGRTLYFSFSQ, encoded by the coding sequence ATGTCACGTCGTGGCGTTCTGATCCTCGGCGCCGCCGGCGCGGCTGTCGCCGGCGGCATGCCTGCGGGCTCGGCCCGGGCAGCCGAGACGGCCGACGCAGCAGACGCCTCCGCGCGCACCGAGCGCCTGTTTCTCTCCGGAGAGGACGCAGACCACCCGGTCGACTGGGATTTCTTGTGCACCAGCGGGCGGCGCAGCGGCGTTTGGGGCAGCATCCCGGTTCCGTCCAACTGGGAGTTCCAGGGATACGGCACGTACAACTACGGGTGGAACCTGCGCCCGGAGGAAAAAGGTCACTACCGATACACCTTCACGCCGCCCGCCCACTGGCGTGACAGACGTGTCTTCCTCGTGTTCGAAGGGGCGATGACCGACACCGAGGCGTGGATCAACGGCGAGCCGGCAGGGCCCGTCCACCGCGGCGGCTTCTACCGTTTCCGTCACGAGGTGACCGGAAAGCTGCGTCCGGGGCAGGACAACCTCCTGGAGGTGACCGTCAGCAAGGAATCCGCCGACGACTCCGTCAACCGGGCCGAACGCATGGGCGACTACTGGAACTTCGGCGGCATCTACCGCCCCGTCCATCTGGAGGCGTTCCCGCTCCAGCACATCGAACGCATCGCCGTCGACGCCCGCGCCGACGGCACGCTGCGGATCGACGCCCATCTGTCGGGTACCGGTACCGCCGACCGTCTCGTCGCCCAGGTCACCGACCTCTCCGGTCGGCCGGTCGGCGCCCCCTTCACCGCGGCCGTCGCGCCCGGCGACACGACGGTGACCCTCAGAACCGCCGTCGACTCCCCCCGACAGTGGACGGCGGAGACCCCGCACCTCTACCGCGTCGAGGTCGCGCTCCGCGCCGGCGAGCGCCGCACCGTCCACCGCGTCGACGAGAGATTCGGCTTCCGCACCGTCGAGGTGCGCCCCGGCGACGGCGTGTACGTCAACGGCGTCAAGGTCCTCCTCAAAGGGGCCAACCGGCACACCATCTGGCCCACGTCCGGCCGGGCGACCAGCGCGCGCATCAGCCGCAAGGACATCCTCCTGATGCAGGAGATGAACATGAACGCGGTCCGGATGTCCCATTACCCGCCGGACACGCACTTCCTCGACCTCGCCGACGAACTCGGGCTGTACGTGCTCGACGAACTGGCCGGCTGGCAGAAGTCCTACGACGAGGCGGCAGGCAGGCCCCTCGTCGCCGAGATGGTCACCCGTGATGTCAACCACCCGTCGATCCTGTTCTGGGACAACGGCAACGAAGGCGGCTGGAACACCGCCCTCGACGGCGACTACGCCCGCCACGATCCCCAGCAGCGCACCGTTCTCCACCCCTGGGCGAACTTCGGCGGCATCAACACCGACCACTACGAGACGTACGACAGCACGCGCCGCATCCTCCAGGAACGCGACGACGTCTTCATGCCCACCGAGTTCCTCCACGGCCTCTACGACGGCGGCGCCGGCGCGGGGCTCGACGACTACTGGAAGCTGATGGGCCGTGAACGGCTCTCCGCCGGCGGTTTCCTGTGGGCACTGCTCGACGAGGGCATCGTGCGGGACGACCTCGGCGGCGGCATCGATGTGGCGGGCAACGCCGCACCCGACGGCATCCTCGGCCCCTTCCGCGAGAAGGAGGCCAGCTTCTACACGATCAAGGACATCTGGTCTCCCGTACAACTCGCCGAGCCGGAACGGTTCACCTCCGGCCTGCCGGACGACTTCGACGGGCGGATCGGCCTCACCAACCACTACGCCTTCACCAACACCCGTACCTGCCGGTTCACGTGGCGGCTCCTGGACTTCCGCACCCCGTCGCAGCGGCGGGACGGCCACACGGTGCGCGCCCAAGGCACCGCCTCCGCTCCGGACATCGAGCCCGGCGCACAAGGAGTGCTGCGCCTGCCCCTGCCGTCCGGCTGGCGATGCGCCGACGCCATGGCGCTCACCGTCACCGACGCCGACGGCCGCGAGATCCGCAGCTGGACATGGACCATCGCATCCGCCGCCGATCAGGCCCGACGGCTGGTACGTACGGGCCCCGGACCGGCCGTACGCGGATGGCTCGCGGACGACAGGCTCACCCTCGCATCCCGCGACACCACGGTCACGCTCGACGCCACGACGGGCATGCTGGCCGGCGTCACCCACGGAGGGAGGGATTTCGCGCTGTCCCGCGGTCCGCTGCCCACCACCGGAACGGCCGAACTCGCCCGCCTGACGCACGGGCCCGACGGCAACGGCTACACGGTGCAGGCCGAGTACTCCGGCGTCCTGCGCCACGTCCGGTGGCATCTGCACCCCAGCGGCTGGCTGCAGTTGGACTACCGCTACCACCTCACCGGCGAGTACGACTTCTTCGGCGTCGGCTTCGACCATCCCGAATCGCAGGTGACCGGCGTGACATGGCTCGGCCACGGACCCCACAGGGTGTGGAAGAACCGGCTGCGCGGCGTCGCGACGGACGTGTGGACGAAGCAGTACAACGACACCGCGACCGGTGCCGACGGCTGGGTGTACCCGGAGTTCAAGGGCTACCACGCGGGCGTCCGCTGGGCGTCCCTGCACACCACCGCCGGACGTCTCACCTTGGTCTGCGAGGACGAGAACCTCTACTTGCGCCTCTTCACCCCCCGCTTCGGACCCGACCCCCGCCACACCGCGCCGCCCTTCCCGCAGGGCGATCTCTCCTTCCTCGACGCCATCCCTGCGATGGGCACCAAGTTCGACCCACCGGCCGCGCTCGGCCCCACCGGCGCCCCCACCACGGCGACGGGCGACTACGGTCGAACCCTGTACTTCTCGTTCTCCCAGTAG
- a CDS encoding pentapeptide repeat-containing protein, which translates to MTLLVSLSTLTAAGFTWMTIRQANTEQQLARDGQVTDRYTAAVANLGDTAEEVRIGGMYALQRIAQDSPRDAPTVVQVLSAYVRSHTPDARKSTAKPDQPANDVQAALTILAAPLIENTPVDLHDADIHGANLRGADLEGANLDGANLGNAHLESTDLHGANLDGANLENAVLDSADLDGANLHVANLKDAHLAGAHLTDAILSGADLFGADLAKAKLHGAILGGPLSAVQRYGPSSIVADLGASDLRGADLSDADLSGVDISGANLDGANLTGAKGYKPLKTPQPSPSTAH; encoded by the coding sequence ATGACCCTTCTGGTGAGCCTTTCCACCCTGACCGCTGCGGGGTTCACCTGGATGACGATCCGACAGGCGAATACCGAACAGCAACTGGCCCGGGATGGACAGGTCACCGACCGATACACCGCCGCGGTCGCGAACCTCGGCGACACCGCAGAAGAAGTGCGGATCGGCGGCATGTATGCGCTTCAGCGCATCGCTCAAGACTCCCCTCGCGACGCCCCCACCGTCGTCCAAGTCCTGTCCGCCTACGTCCGCAGTCACACACCCGATGCCCGGAAGAGCACCGCGAAGCCTGACCAACCGGCCAACGACGTCCAAGCCGCCCTGACCATCCTCGCGGCCCCCCTCATCGAGAACACCCCAGTGGACCTGCACGACGCGGACATACACGGCGCGAACCTGCGCGGCGCGGACTTGGAGGGCGCGAACCTGGACGGCGCGAACCTAGGGAACGCGCACCTGGAGAGCACGGATCTGCATGGCGCGAACCTGGACGGCGCGAACCTAGAGAACGCGGTCCTGGACAGCGCGGATCTAGACGGCGCGAACCTGCACGTCGCGAACCTGAAGGACGCGCACCTGGCTGGCGCGCACCTCACGGATGCGATCCTGAGCGGCGCGGACCTGTTCGGTGCGGACCTAGCGAAAGCAAAGCTGCACGGCGCGATCCTGGGCGGCCCCTTGAGCGCAGTGCAGCGGTACGGCCCGTCCTCGATCGTAGCGGACCTGGGTGCCTCGGACCTGAGGGGTGCTGACCTGAGCGACGCGGATCTGAGCGGCGTGGACATAAGCGGCGCGAACCTGGACGGCGCGAACCTCACCGGCGCGAAGGGCTACAAGCCGCTGAAGACTCCCCAGCCCAGCCCGTCCACGGCCCACTGA
- a CDS encoding LysR family transcriptional regulator, producing MDTLETRELRYFVAVAEELHFGRAAERLGIAQPPLSRAIQQLERRLGVCLLQRSRRGVRLTGAGEVLLHEGRAALDATVAAARRTRRAGGADSPGGPRNRLVLAVKAAASHELLRKLLDAYAAEPDSAEIEVLPCGICEQEELLRDGRADVALMHTPWNSLAGFDSEALTTEGQVAVLPAGHPLAARETLCLADVRDVPDLPLARWPTHGTYAPGPGPEIHNQTQLAQLIALGRTVAVVPDSARSWLWAEHTAVPLTDAPPVVTHIAWPAHSRSLTLAGLVRTATRL from the coding sequence GTGGACACCCTCGAAACCCGCGAGTTGAGGTACTTCGTGGCCGTTGCTGAGGAACTGCACTTCGGGCGCGCCGCCGAGCGCCTCGGCATTGCCCAGCCGCCGCTGTCGCGGGCGATCCAGCAGCTCGAACGGCGCCTCGGGGTCTGCCTGCTGCAGCGCAGCCGCCGTGGTGTCCGCCTGACCGGTGCCGGAGAGGTGCTGCTGCATGAGGGCCGGGCGGCCCTCGACGCGACCGTCGCCGCCGCTCGCCGAACCCGGCGCGCCGGCGGTGCCGACAGCCCCGGCGGCCCCCGCAATCGGCTGGTCCTCGCGGTCAAGGCCGCCGCGTCCCACGAACTGCTGCGGAAGCTTCTCGACGCCTACGCGGCCGAGCCCGACAGTGCCGAGATCGAGGTGCTGCCGTGTGGCATCTGCGAACAGGAAGAGCTGCTGCGCGACGGACGCGCCGATGTCGCGCTCATGCACACGCCGTGGAACTCCCTCGCCGGATTCGACAGCGAGGCACTGACGACCGAGGGACAGGTCGCCGTCCTGCCGGCCGGGCACCCCCTCGCCGCCCGCGAGACCTTGTGCCTGGCCGATGTCAGGGACGTCCCCGATCTGCCGCTCGCCCGCTGGCCCACCCACGGCACCTACGCACCCGGCCCTGGCCCCGAGATCCACAACCAGACGCAACTGGCCCAGCTGATCGCCCTCGGACGCACCGTGGCGGTCGTCCCCGACTCCGCCCGCTCCTGGCTGTGGGCCGAGCACACAGCCGTCCCCTTGACCGACGCACCTCCCGTCGTGACCCACATCGCCTGGCCCGCGCACAGCCGCTCCCTCACCCTGGCCGGCCTGGTCCGCACGGCCACACGACTATGA
- a CDS encoding SDR family oxidoreductase: protein MSETMIALVTGANKGIGYEIAAGLGSLGYRVGVGARDETRRETAVGKLRALGVDAFGVPLDVTDDRSVTDAAELVERLAGRLDALVNNAGISGEMGPGWEQDPTALDLEVLRTVVDTNVMGVVRVTNAMLPLLRRSASPRIVNVSSSVGSLTRQADPDTEIGPIMAAYAPSKSFLNALTVQYARQFTGTNILINAACPGLVATDFTGFHGSRTPEQGAATAIRLATLPDGGPSGSFFEDDGVVPW, encoded by the coding sequence ATGAGCGAAACGATGATCGCGCTGGTGACCGGCGCGAACAAGGGCATCGGGTACGAGATCGCGGCCGGGCTGGGCAGCCTCGGATACCGCGTGGGTGTGGGGGCCCGCGACGAGACCCGACGCGAAACCGCCGTCGGAAAACTGCGCGCCCTCGGCGTGGACGCGTTCGGGGTACCGCTGGACGTTACCGATGACCGGAGCGTCACCGATGCCGCGGAACTGGTCGAACGGCTTGCCGGGCGCCTGGACGCCCTGGTCAACAACGCCGGCATATCGGGCGAGATGGGCCCGGGGTGGGAGCAGGACCCGACCGCGCTCGACCTGGAGGTGCTCCGCACAGTCGTGGATACCAACGTCATGGGTGTCGTCCGGGTGACCAACGCGATGCTGCCGTTGCTGCGGCGCTCGGCCTCGCCACGCATCGTCAACGTCTCCAGCAGCGTCGGATCCCTGACCCGGCAGGCGGACCCCGACACCGAGATCGGCCCGATCATGGCGGCCTACGCGCCGTCGAAGTCGTTCCTCAACGCCCTCACCGTCCAGTACGCCCGGCAGTTCACCGGTACGAACATCCTGATCAATGCCGCCTGCCCGGGCCTGGTCGCCACCGACTTCACAGGCTTCCACGGATCCCGCACCCCCGAACAGGGCGCGGCCACAGCGATCCGGCTCGCCACACTGCCCGACGGCGGCCCGAGCGGTTCGTTCTTCGAGGACGACGGCGTCGTCCCCTGGTGA
- a CDS encoding RICIN domain-containing protein translates to MTGSAITLGGSPARHMDVNGGSTADGASIIQWWNSGTANQQWNIVRVSGQLYKIVSRNSGKVLDLGWASHWRSTALQQDTYNGSNNQLWYFEPTSGGYLIRSFESRQILEVSGGSTTGGAAIDQSMPVNESFQAWTIQ, encoded by the coding sequence GTGACCGGCTCCGCTATCACCCTGGGCGGGAGCCCCGCCCGGCACATGGACGTCAACGGCGGATCCACCGCCGACGGCGCGAGCATCATCCAGTGGTGGAACTCGGGTACCGCCAACCAGCAGTGGAACATCGTTCGCGTCAGCGGACAGCTCTACAAGATCGTGAGCAGGAACAGCGGCAAGGTCCTTGATTTGGGCTGGGCCAGCCACTGGAGGAGTACCGCGCTGCAGCAGGACACCTACAACGGCAGCAACAACCAGCTGTGGTACTTCGAACCGACCAGCGGAGGCTACCTCATCCGCAGCTTCGAGAGCAGGCAGATCCTCGAGGTGAGCGGCGGGTCGACGACGGGCGGAGCCGCCATCGATCAGTCGATGCCCGTGAATGAGTCCTTCCAGGCCTGGACGATCCAGTGA
- a CDS encoding superantigen-like protein SSL4 — MNEEIARRLREAAEAHRPDRARMLARVQRGMAGPAVRHRVRPFARSGTRVALAGLAATGILATGGLAVAAIVAHTSPSATVTTPAPPSPTVSSPHPTSARPTPVRPAPVTTPGSSRPTPPATSPSSTAGKSQNGALWSAGSVDPRSTVYWTQSNLVLKTTQPLTSLTVEIRIVQTGGVMNTGTWQTLPSGDFTVTAQEAGGTLVYRWVLKPGLTVPAGSYEFAAQFNNGTGVRSGAGDGYRVDAQGSGHSASVRGGFAPIR, encoded by the coding sequence GTGAACGAGGAGATCGCCCGTCGGCTGCGCGAGGCCGCCGAGGCCCACCGGCCCGACCGTGCCAGGATGCTGGCCCGGGTGCAACGCGGCATGGCCGGCCCCGCCGTCCGTCACCGCGTGCGGCCGTTCGCGAGGTCCGGGACCAGGGTTGCGCTCGCCGGGCTCGCCGCCACCGGCATCCTGGCGACCGGCGGCCTCGCCGTCGCCGCCATCGTTGCGCACACCTCGCCGTCGGCCACCGTGACCACGCCTGCCCCCCCGTCCCCGACGGTCAGCTCCCCGCACCCGACATCGGCCCGCCCCACCCCTGTCAGGCCGGCCCCGGTCACCACCCCGGGCAGCTCGCGCCCGACTCCGCCGGCCACCAGTCCATCGTCGACCGCCGGCAAGAGTCAGAACGGGGCGCTGTGGTCGGCCGGCTCGGTGGACCCGCGCAGCACCGTCTACTGGACGCAGAGCAACCTCGTCCTCAAGACGACCCAGCCGCTCACCTCGCTCACGGTCGAGATCCGGATTGTGCAGACCGGCGGGGTGATGAACACCGGCACCTGGCAGACCCTGCCGAGTGGTGACTTCACCGTCACCGCTCAGGAGGCCGGCGGCACGCTGGTCTACCGCTGGGTCCTCAAGCCGGGCCTGACCGTGCCGGCCGGAAGCTATGAGTTCGCCGCCCAGTTCAACAACGGCACCGGCGTGCGCAGTGGCGCGGGCGACGGCTACCGCGTCGACGCGCAGGGGTCGGGCCACTCCGCGTCGGTCCGGGGAGGGTTCGCCCCGATCCGGTGA
- a CDS encoding SigE family RNA polymerase sigma factor, with protein sequence MVLEDASAEFHEFFERHYAELARLAHLLTGETDAADDLAADALVALWQRWDRLRQADHPLAYARGVVANLARGRIRSAVRERRRITLFWSRGPEKVEGPDTAAVLDVRAALARLPFRKRACVVLRHAFDLSEKDTAVALGISVGTVKSQTSKGMAELERILGARAVGDLVAGRRNR encoded by the coding sequence ATGGTCCTCGAGGACGCGTCCGCGGAGTTCCACGAATTCTTCGAACGCCACTATGCCGAACTCGCCCGTCTAGCACACCTGCTGACCGGGGAGACCGACGCGGCGGACGACCTCGCGGCGGACGCTCTGGTCGCCCTGTGGCAGCGCTGGGACCGGTTGCGGCAGGCCGACCACCCGCTCGCCTACGCCCGCGGTGTGGTGGCCAACCTGGCGCGGGGACGGATCCGCAGCGCGGTGCGCGAGCGACGCCGGATCACGCTGTTCTGGTCCCGCGGCCCCGAGAAGGTGGAGGGGCCGGACACGGCGGCCGTGCTGGACGTCCGCGCGGCGCTCGCCCGGCTGCCGTTCCGCAAGCGCGCCTGCGTGGTGCTGCGGCACGCCTTCGACTTGTCGGAGAAGGACACGGCGGTGGCGCTGGGCATCTCGGTCGGCACGGTGAAGAGCCAGACCTCGAAGGGAATGGCCGAACTGGAAAGGATACTGGGCGCACGAGCGGTCGGGGACCTGGTGGCAGGGAGGAGGAACCGGTGA
- a CDS encoding transposase: MTYRTVQRLADAAAPEDLFHGQWQGRRTKLDDFKPYLRERWAEGCTNAWTLWEEIKTHGYRGGYGAVRAYLRPFRTTPTAPATRPPSPRTVPRWILTHPDTLPESERLKMKSVLAHCPELAALTAHVRAFGKMLTQLEGDRLPQWIKAVRADDLPSLHAFANGLERDLAAVTAGLTLPWSSGVVEGHVNRIKMLKRQMYGPALRSSGSEPSSYPDPDPVGSYSASPKSSGNASRKARRPGLVSATAIASIICWNSARWESDMRPTTAATPSSAFTASS; encoded by the coding sequence ATGACCTACCGCACCGTCCAACGCCTGGCGGACGCCGCGGCCCCAGAAGACCTGTTCCATGGGCAGTGGCAGGGCCGCAGGACCAAGCTCGACGACTTCAAGCCGTACCTGCGCGAGCGGTGGGCTGAGGGCTGCACGAACGCCTGGACACTCTGGGAGGAGATCAAGACGCACGGCTACCGCGGCGGCTACGGAGCCGTGCGCGCCTACCTACGTCCGTTCCGCACAACCCCGACCGCACCGGCGACCCGCCCACCCTCGCCCCGGACCGTCCCCAGGTGGATCCTGACCCACCCCGACACTCTGCCGGAGAGCGAGCGACTCAAGATGAAGTCCGTCCTCGCGCACTGCCCTGAACTGGCAGCCCTCACCGCCCACGTCCGCGCATTCGGGAAGATGCTCACCCAGCTCGAAGGCGACCGGCTTCCACAGTGGATCAAAGCGGTCCGCGCCGACGACCTGCCCAGCCTCCACGCCTTCGCCAACGGCCTCGAACGAGACCTCGCCGCCGTCACCGCTGGCCTGACCCTGCCCTGGAGCTCCGGCGTCGTCGAAGGCCACGTCAACCGCATCAAAATGCTGAAACGCCAGATGTACGGACCGGCTTTGCGCTCCTCAGGAAGCGAACCCTCCTCGTATCCTGACCCTGACCCCGTCGGCAGCTACTCCGCGAGTCCGAAGTCGTCCGGGAACGCTTCCAGGAAGGCACGGCGTCCTGGATTAGTCTCGGCTACGGCCATTGCCTCGATCATCTGTTGGAACTCTGCACGCTGGGAGTCCGACATGCGACCCACCACCGCGGCGACACCCTCCAGCGCCTTCACCGCATCGTCCTGA
- a CDS encoding transposase, whose product MSASVGQPQPRIPRVVGVDEYAIRKGRVYGTVLVDVETRRPVDLLPDRKSGILAAWLAEHRGIEVVCRDRAPFFAEGASIGAPTAVQVADRFHLWRNLGEAAERCVSRHRPSARDLR is encoded by the coding sequence CTGAGCGCCTCAGTTGGCCAACCCCAGCCGCGGATCCCGCGGGTCGTCGGCGTCGACGAGTACGCGATACGCAAGGGACGCGTCTACGGGACCGTGCTGGTCGACGTCGAGACCCGCAGACCGGTGGACCTACTCCCGGATCGGAAGTCGGGCATTCTCGCGGCCTGGCTGGCCGAACACCGGGGGATCGAGGTCGTCTGTCGCGACCGGGCCCCGTTCTTCGCTGAGGGCGCCAGCATCGGGGCGCCCACCGCCGTCCAGGTCGCCGACCGGTTCCATCTGTGGCGCAACCTTGGCGAAGCAGCCGAGCGATGCGTCTCTCGCCACCGCCCGTCTGCGCGCGACCTTCGCTGA
- a CDS encoding LacI family DNA-binding transcriptional regulator — protein MAKGVTLRDVALLAGVSSRTVSNVVNGYAPVSEATRARVQQAVDELGYRPNVLARNLAAGRSGQIAVVVPYLDTPYFAELLQGIIRAARVQGYNVLIDQTDGDAEHEKMFLSRGSQQLLFDGVIFSPLGLAQSDLAARDPALPLVVLGERVSDGSFDHIGIDDVTASREATEHLLGLGRRRVAAIGDQPYRTGEAAQLRTRGFRLAHERAGIPVREELIISTPRFNRSDGATAMAHLLDLEEPPDAVFCYSDLVALGAMHTLAARGLRVPEDVAIVGYDDIEDGRYSNPSVTTVSPDKRMIAETAVERLLKRIGSPAPVPGREIRAPHQLITRASTIGQERQPDREHQNVHHG, from the coding sequence ATGGCTAAGGGCGTGACACTCCGCGACGTCGCGTTGCTCGCCGGCGTCTCCAGCCGGACCGTGTCCAACGTGGTCAACGGCTACGCACCGGTCTCCGAGGCCACGCGCGCCCGCGTGCAGCAGGCCGTGGACGAACTCGGCTACCGGCCGAACGTGCTGGCCCGCAACCTCGCCGCCGGGCGCTCGGGCCAGATCGCGGTGGTCGTGCCGTACCTGGACACGCCGTACTTCGCCGAACTGCTGCAGGGCATCATCCGCGCGGCCCGGGTACAGGGTTACAACGTCCTGATCGACCAGACCGACGGCGACGCCGAACACGAGAAGATGTTCCTCAGCCGCGGCTCCCAGCAACTGCTGTTCGACGGGGTCATCTTCAGCCCGCTCGGCCTCGCCCAGTCCGACCTGGCCGCCCGCGATCCGGCCCTTCCGCTGGTGGTGCTCGGCGAGCGGGTCAGCGACGGCAGCTTCGACCACATCGGCATCGACGACGTCACCGCCTCCCGCGAAGCCACCGAGCACCTGCTCGGCCTCGGCCGGCGGCGTGTCGCGGCGATCGGCGACCAGCCCTACCGCACCGGTGAGGCGGCCCAGCTGCGCACCCGCGGCTTCCGGCTGGCACACGAGCGCGCCGGGATCCCGGTACGGGAGGAGCTGATCATCTCCACCCCGCGCTTCAACCGCTCCGACGGCGCCACGGCGATGGCACACCTGCTCGACCTCGAGGAGCCGCCGGACGCGGTGTTCTGCTACAGCGACCTGGTGGCGCTGGGCGCGATGCACACGCTGGCCGCACGCGGGCTGCGCGTCCCGGAGGACGTGGCGATCGTCGGCTACGACGACATCGAGGACGGCCGCTACTCCAACCCGTCGGTCACCACGGTCTCCCCGGACAAGAGGATGATCGCGGAGACGGCGGTGGAGCGGCTGCTGAAGCGGATCGGCAGCCCCGCCCCCGTCCCCGGAAGGGAGATCCGGGCCCCGCACCAGCTGATCACACGGGCGAGCACCATCGGACAGGAACGGCAACCGGACCGTGAACACCAAAATGTGCACCACGGGTGA
- a CDS encoding ABC transporter substrate-binding protein, with translation MSSSRKPRLRSVRRTAVAATSAALAGMLLAACGGGSGGGSGSGAASSGPVHIKVWAWYPDFKQVVDQFNKTHKDVQVDWVQAGVGQDEYTKLKTALKAGQGAPDVVMLEFQELPTIQLTKGLLDMGKYGADADKGNYVDWAWKQVSDGDHVYAIPVDGGPMAMMYRADLFKKYKLKVPTTWAEYKEEAAKLHAADPKAYMTDFGSDETAGGWRQGLMWQAGSRPYTYSASKLPDIGVKLNDDNAKKVYEYWGDLVKNKLVDTQSYATTDFYNGLSSGKYATYIAAGWGPGYLSSVAKATAGKWRVAPLPQWTAGGTAQGDWGGSSFSVTSQTKHPKEATEVARELFGTSQAAWKIGIDQAYLFPLSKPILNGSYFGDKKYDFFGGQQINKVFVTAANGIGSFDWSPFQDFAYNTDTSEVGKALQGQTDWSAVNDNVQQQVASYATKQGFKVSR, from the coding sequence ATGTCCTCCAGCAGAAAGCCCAGGCTCCGTTCCGTCCGCCGGACCGCCGTCGCGGCGACCTCCGCCGCCCTCGCCGGCATGCTCCTCGCGGCCTGCGGCGGCGGAAGCGGCGGCGGCAGCGGGAGCGGTGCCGCGAGCAGCGGCCCGGTGCACATCAAGGTGTGGGCCTGGTACCCGGACTTCAAGCAGGTCGTGGACCAGTTCAACAAGACCCACAAGGACGTCCAGGTCGACTGGGTGCAGGCAGGCGTCGGCCAGGACGAGTACACCAAGCTGAAGACGGCGCTGAAGGCCGGTCAGGGCGCCCCGGACGTCGTCATGCTGGAGTTCCAGGAGCTGCCGACCATCCAGCTCACCAAGGGTCTGCTCGACATGGGCAAGTACGGCGCGGACGCCGACAAGGGCAACTACGTGGACTGGGCCTGGAAGCAGGTCTCCGACGGTGACCACGTCTACGCCATCCCCGTCGACGGCGGCCCGATGGCCATGATGTACCGGGCCGACCTGTTCAAGAAGTACAAGCTGAAGGTCCCCACGACCTGGGCGGAGTACAAGGAGGAGGCGGCCAAGCTGCACGCCGCCGACCCGAAGGCGTACATGACCGACTTCGGCAGCGACGAGACGGCCGGCGGCTGGCGCCAGGGCCTGATGTGGCAGGCCGGCTCCCGCCCCTACACCTACTCGGCGAGCAAGCTGCCGGACATCGGCGTGAAGCTCAACGACGACAATGCCAAGAAGGTGTACGAGTACTGGGGCGACCTGGTCAAGAACAAGCTGGTCGACACCCAGTCGTATGCGACCACGGACTTCTACAACGGCCTCAGCAGCGGCAAGTACGCCACCTACATCGCGGCCGGCTGGGGTCCGGGTTACCTCTCCAGCGTCGCGAAGGCGACCGCGGGCAAGTGGCGCGTGGCCCCGTTGCCGCAGTGGACGGCGGGCGGCACCGCCCAGGGTGACTGGGGCGGTTCGAGCTTCTCCGTGACCTCGCAGACAAAGCACCCGAAGGAGGCCACCGAGGTCGCCCGGGAGCTCTTCGGCACATCGCAGGCCGCCTGGAAGATCGGCATCGACCAGGCCTACCTCTTCCCGCTGTCCAAGCCGATCCTCAACGGCTCGTACTTCGGGGACAAGAAGTACGACTTCTTCGGTGGCCAGCAGATCAACAAGGTGTTCGTGACCGCGGCGAACGGCATCGGCAGCTTCGACTGGAGCCCGTTCCAGGACTTCGCCTACAACACCGACACCAGTGAGGTCGGCAAGGCCCTCCAGGGCCAGACCGACTGGTCCGCCGTGAACGACAACGTCCAGCAGCAGGTGGCCTCCTACGCGACCAAGCAGGGATTCAAGGTCAGCCGGTAA